In Bacteroidota bacterium, a single window of DNA contains:
- a CDS encoding ABC transporter ATP-binding protein gives MERSPLVDVHNLTKSFEEGGKTRRVLEDVNFQIGKGDFIVMFGRSGSGKSTLLNLLSGIDIPSAGAVTIGGINLTTLSEQERTLFRREHIGFVFQTFNLIPTLTVKENVLLPLDLNKRLTKNDIDEALGFLEQVGLGDRMQSYPDRLSGGEQQRVAIARALAHDPMLILADEPTGNLDDETADQVLNLFDTLVRGMGKTTLVATHDRSMAALADRVFTLQGGRIVSSSTGAELVK, from the coding sequence ATGGAGCGATCCCCTCTGGTGGATGTGCATAATTTGACCAAGTCTTTCGAAGAAGGGGGGAAAACGCGTCGTGTACTTGAAGACGTTAATTTTCAGATTGGCAAAGGGGATTTTATTGTGATGTTTGGCCGGAGTGGATCCGGTAAAAGCACCCTTTTGAACTTGCTGAGCGGGATTGATATTCCCAGCGCCGGCGCTGTAACCATTGGTGGTATTAACCTGACCACCCTGTCGGAGCAGGAACGCACCCTTTTCCGCCGAGAGCATATCGGCTTCGTTTTCCAGACGTTCAACTTGATTCCGACCCTCACCGTCAAGGAAAACGTACTTTTGCCGCTCGATTTGAACAAGCGGCTGACCAAAAACGACATCGATGAAGCCCTGGGTTTTCTAGAGCAGGTAGGCCTCGGTGATCGCATGCAGAGTTATCCAGACCGCCTGTCTGGCGGGGAGCAGCAGCGTGTTGCCATTGCGCGCGCGCTGGCGCACGACCCCATGCTTATTCTGGCCGATGAGCCAACCGGTAACCTCGACGATGAAACGGCAGACCAAGTGCTCAATCTGTTTGATACGCTGGTACGGGGTATGGGTAAAACAACACTTGTAGCTACACACGACCGTTCCATGGCTGCCCTGGCTGATCGGGTGTTTACACTCCAGGGCGGACGTATCGTATCCTCAAGTACTGGCGCCGAGCTTGTCAAATGA
- a CDS encoding epimerase, protein MNVLIFGATGMVGYGVLLELIDSPAVARILSIGRRTLDIEAPKLEQLVHTNYENFDAIADKMTGFEACMWCIGVPSAGLTEEKYTTITYAYTMAAAKVLVKQSPDMRFCFVSGEGADSSESGRSMWARVKGKAENALIALPFKEVVIFRPGFIKAERGSKPRGALYKTMYAIFGVLAPVMRWFGAATSTTEIGKAMIAAAQGKAEKQILRSVDINALATRAS, encoded by the coding sequence ATGAACGTACTGATCTTTGGCGCTACAGGCATGGTAGGATATGGCGTCTTGCTAGAGCTGATCGACAGCCCAGCTGTGGCACGCATCCTGAGCATTGGCCGGCGCACGTTGGATATCGAAGCCCCCAAGCTCGAACAACTCGTCCACACCAATTATGAAAACTTTGACGCCATCGCTGACAAGATGACTGGATTTGAAGCCTGTATGTGGTGCATTGGCGTTCCTTCAGCCGGACTCACTGAAGAAAAGTATACGACCATCACGTATGCCTATACGATGGCAGCAGCAAAGGTATTGGTCAAACAAAGTCCCGATATGCGGTTCTGTTTTGTATCCGGAGAAGGTGCAGATAGCAGTGAGAGCGGGAGAAGCATGTGGGCCAGGGTTAAAGGCAAGGCTGAAAACGCACTCATCGCGCTGCCTTTTAAAGAGGTTGTCATTTTCCGGCCCGGATTCATAAAAGCGGAACGGGGAAGTAAACCCAGAGGTGCATTGTACAAGACAATGTATGCCATCTTCGGTGTACTTGCCCCTGTGATGCGCTGGTTTGGGGCAGCAACCTCGACCACGGAAATAGGCAAAGCCATGATCGCAGCAGCACAGGGAAAGGCAGAAAAACAGATTTTACGTTCTGTAGACATCAACGCGCTTGCCACGCGAGCGTCATGA